One segment of Cinclus cinclus chromosome 30, bCinCin1.1, whole genome shotgun sequence DNA contains the following:
- the RAPGEF3 gene encoding rap guanine nucleotide exchange factor 3 produces MKVCGAGPGGAAEGARRGSGPGRSGLEPGIGGAAAPPQPPGGPGEERARLSVLLRRMHLFRSSSYEVRLEGAGGNVPRIQGIRWTPLLDSESSLDYGHSITQASSEKIWRAGKLLFAHLSSSRPGLIRDHKHHLRHHRQCCSGKDLVDWLLSSGAVQTRGQAVGIGQVLVDGGVLTHVRQEWHFQDKESQFYRFAELELSPEPGVGPRDPEELLEALGFLAQLGPDALLSMALRKPPAQRTQDELELIFEELLHIKAVAHLSNSVKRELAAVLMFEGHQRAGTVLFSQGDKGTSWYIIWKGSVNVVTHGKGLVATLHEGDDFGQLALVNDAPRAATILLREDNCHFLRVDKQDFNRILKDVEANTVRLKEHGKVVLVLQKDLQGGSGQAASARSSRYLVIAGTPEKILEHLLEFMRLDATLYDPVDTLLGDFLLTYTVFMPTSQLCRALLHHFRAEPLEGSEQDKATYSLRKRRKILRLVSQWVLLYGRLLQGDRSTTALLQNLADLASRDPQLGGLGQEQGQERRRPRALENGDGSVSPQPKARSSGIWLGNPEEAILDSTCALRAQDKVPYEIFRADHSCLVSVLPVNASVRDVLRALAPRLGRDREHVLVKVNSAGDRAVLPPDAVGVFTALGLNERLFVVSMDELGNLTPHPEQLGPHAGSSDTLDLISSKELASHLTDYDWNLFKSIHQVEMIHYIVGPQKFHEVATANLARVMRRFNELQFWVATELCLCPELGRRAQLLRKFIKLAAHLKEQKNLNSFFAVMFGVSNTAVTRLAKTWERLPHKIRKLHSALERMLDPSWNHRVYRLAVAKLSPPIIPFVPLLLKDMTFIHEGNRTLAENLINFEKMHMMAKTVRVLQRCRGHAHAPLSPLRTRSPHRPEDAKAVRISTCSEQSLSVRNPVCTWAYLQHLRAIDSQKELLRLSRDLEP; encoded by the exons ACCCCACTCCTGGACTCGGAATCCAGCCTGGACTATGGACACAGCATCACCCAG GCATCCTCGGAGAAGATTTGGCGAGCAGGGAAGCTCCTGTTCGCCCACCTGAGCAGCTCCCGGCCCGGCCTCATCCGCGATCACAAACATCACCTGAGGCACCACCG gcagtgctgctcagggaaggaTTTGGTGGATTGGCTGCTGAGCTCCGGCGCTGTCCAGACGCGCGGCCAGGCCGTGGGCATCGGGCAGGTGCTGGTGGACGGAGGGGTCCTGACACACG TGAGGCAGGAGTGGCATTTCCAGGACAAGGAGTCGCAGTTTTATCGCTTTGCCgagctggagctgagccccGAGCCCGGTGTGGGGCCGAGGGACCccgaggagctgctggaggcttTGGGGTTCCTGGCCCAGCTGGGCCCTGATGCGCTGCTCTCCATGGCCCTGCGCAAGCC GCCTGCCCAGCGCACGCAGGACGAGCTGGAGCTGATCTTTGAGGAGCTGCTTCACATCAAAGCCGTGGCTCATCTCTCCAACTCG GTGAAGCGGGAGCTGGCGGCCGTGCTGATGTTCGAGGGGCACCAGCGCGCTGGCACCGTCC TGTTCAGCCAGGGTGACAAGGGCACCTCCTGGTACATCATCTGGAAGGGCTCGGTCAATGTGGTCACCCATGGCAAG ggcttgGTGGCCACCCTGCACGAAGGAGACGATTTTGGGCAGCTGGCTCTGGTGAACGACGCCCCGCGGGCGGCCACCATCCTTCTGCGTGAGGACAATTGTCACTTCCTGCGAGTGGACAAGCAGGACTTCAACCGCATCCTCAAG GACGTGGAGGCCAACACGGTGAGGCTGAAGGAGCACGGCAAGGTcgtgctggtgctgcagaagGACCTGCAGGGTGGCAGCGGCCAGGCGGCCTCGGCACGGAGCAGCAG GTACCTGGTGATAGCCGGGACCCCCGAGAAGATCCTGGAGCACCTGCTGGAGTTTATGAGGCTCGATGCCACCCTCTACGACCCCGTGG ACACGCTGCTGGGGGATTTCCTGCTCACCTACACCGTGTTCATGCCGACCTCGCAGCTCTGCCGCGCCCTGCTGCACCA TTTCCGCGCGGAGCCTCTGGAGGGTTCGGAGCAGGACAAGGCCACCTATTCCCTGCGGAAACGACGGAAAATCCTGCGGCTCGTGAGCCAGTGGGTGCTGCTCTACGGGCGGCTGCTGCAGGGCGACCGCAGCACCACGGCCCTGCTGCAG aaCCTGGCGGACCTGGCGAGCCGGGACCCCCAATTGGGCGGGTTGGgccaggagcagggccaggagaggCGACGGCCCCGAGC GCTGGAGAACGGTGACGGCAGCGTGTCCCCCCAACCCAAG GCCCGGAGCTCAGGAATTTGGCTCGGGAACCCCGAGGAAGCGATCCTGGACAGCACCTGTGCCCTGAGAGCGCAGGACAAAG TGCCCTACGAGATCTTCAGGGCTGACCACTCGTGCCTGGTGTCGGTGCTGCCCGTGAACGCCTCGGTGAGGGACGTCCTGCGAGCCCTGGCCCCGCGGCTGGGCCGGGACCGGGAGCACGTCCTGGTCAAGGTGAACTCTGCTGGAG ACCGAGCGGTGCTGCCGCCGGACGCCGTGGGGGTGTTCACAGCGCTGGGGCTCAACGAGAGGCTCTTTGTGGTCAGCATGGACGAGCTGGGCAACCTG ACCCCTCACCCTGAGCAGCTGGGCCCCCACGCCGGCTCCTCGGACACGCTGGACCTGATCAGCTCCAAGGAACTGGCCAGCCACCTCACGGACTACGACTGGAACCTCTTCAAGAGCATCCACCAG gTGGAAATGATTCACTACATCGTGGGCCCGCAGAAGTTCCACGAGGTGGCCACGGCCAACCTGGCTCGGGTGATGCGGAGATTCAACGAGCTGCAGTTCTGGGTGGCCACcgagctgtgcctgtgccccGAGCTCGGGCGGAGAGCGCAGCTCCTGCGCAAGTTCATCAAACTGGCGGCGCA CCTCAAGGAGCAGAAGAACCTAAATTCTTTCTTCGCGGTGATGTTCGGTGTGAGCAACACGGCCGTGACTCGGCTGGCCAAGACCTGGGAG aggTTGCCCCACAAGATCCGGAAGCTGCACTCAGCCCTGGAGAGGATGCTG GACCCATCATGGAACCACCGTGTTTATCGCCTGGCCGTGGCCAAGCTGAGCCCCCCCATCATCCCCTTCGTGCCCCTCCTGCTCAAAG aCATGACCTTCATCCACGAGGGCAACCGCACCCTGGCCGAGAACCTCATCAACTTCGAGAAGATG CACATGATGGCCAAGACCGTGCGAGTCCTGCAGCGCTGCCGGGGCCATGCACACG CCCCGCTGTCCCCACTCCGGACCCGCTCCCCACACCGGCCCGAGGACGCCAAGGCCGTCAGGATCTCCACGT GCTCGGAGCAGTCCCTGAGCGTGCGGAACCCCGTCTGCACCTGGGCCTACCTGCAGCACCTGAGGGCCATCGACAGCcagaaggagctgctgaggcTGTCCCGGGACCTGGAGCCCTGA